A window from Theropithecus gelada isolate Dixy chromosome 1, Tgel_1.0, whole genome shotgun sequence encodes these proteins:
- the MSTO1 gene encoding protein misato homolog 1 isoform X5, with protein sequence MAGGAREVLTLQLGHFAGFVGAHWWNQQDAALGRATDAKESPGELCPDVLYRTGRTLHGQDTYTPRLILMDLKGSLSSLKEEGGLHRDKQLDAAIAWQGKLTTHKEELCPKNPYLQGFEFFHPSQGVLSSDGVWRVKSIPNGKGSPPLTTATTPKPLIPTEASIRVWSDFLRVHLHPRSICMIQKYNHDGEAGRLEAFGQGESVLKEPKYQEELEDRLHFYVEECDYLQGFQILCDLHDGFSGVGAKAAELLQDEYSGRGIITWGLLPGPYHRGEAQRNIYRLLNTAFGLVHLTAHSSLVCPLSLGGSLGLRPEPPVNFPYLHYDATLPFHCSAILATALDTVTVPYRLCSSPVSMVHLADMLSFCGKKVVTAGATIPFPLAPGQSLPDSLMQFGGATPWTPLSACGEPSGTRCFAQSVVLRGIDRACHTSQLTPGTPPPSSLHACTTGEEVLAQYLQQQQPRVMSSSHLLLTPCRVAPPYPHLFSSCSPQGMVLDGSPKGAGLSFLSLLSSGEHPSVWGTVFLFVPAPDPGSLGQRPHQTRLAALGQLHGCWSGAR encoded by the exons ATGGCGGGCGGGGCCCGGGAAGTGCTCACACTGCAGTTGGGACACTTTGCCGGTTTCGTGGGCGCGCACTGGTGGAACCAGCAG GATGCTGCGCTGGGCCGAGCAACCGATGCCAAGGAGTCGCCGGGAGAGCTGTGCCCCGATGTCCTGTATCGTACGGGCCGGACGCTGCACGGCCAGGATACCTACACGCCGCGACTCATCCTCATGGATCTGAAGG GTAGTTTGAGCTCCCTAAAGGAGGAAGGTGGACTCCACAGGGACAAACAGTTGGATGCTGCAATAGCATG GCAGGGAAAGCTCACCACACACAAAGAGGAACTCTGTCCCAAGAACCCTTATCTCCAGGGCTTTGA ATTTTTTCACCCTTCCCAGGGAGTGCTGAGTAGTGATGGTGTTTGGAGGGTCAAATCCATTCCCAATGGCAAAG GTTCCCCACCACTCACCACCGCTACAACACCAAAACCACTTATCCCTACAGAGGCCAGCATCAGGGTCTGGTCAGACTTCCTCAGAGTCCATCTCCATCCCCGGAGCATCTGTATGATTCAGAAGTACAACCATGATGG GGAAGCAGGTCGGCTGGAAGCTTTTGGCCAAGGGGAAAGTGTCCTAAAGGAACCCAAGTACCAGGAAGAGCTGGAGGACAGGCTGCACTTCTACGTGGAGGAATGTGACTACTTGCAG GGCTTCCAGATCCTGTGTGACCTGCACGACGGCTTCTCTGGGGTAGGCGCGAAGGCGGCAGAGCTGCTACAAGATGAATATTCAGGGCGGGGAATAATAACGTGGGGCCTGCTACCTGGTCCCTACCATCGTGGG GAGGCCCAGAGAAACATCTATCGTCTATTAAACACAGCTTTTGGTCTCGTACACCTGACTGCTCACAGCTCTCTCGTCTGTCCTTTGTCCTTGGGTGGGAGCCTGGGCCTGCGACCTGAGCCACCTGTCAACTTCCCTTACCTGCATTACGAT GCCACTCTGCCCTTCCACTGCAGTGCCATCCTGGCTACAGCCCTGGACACAGTCACTGTTCCTTATCGCCTGTGTTCCTCTCCAGTTTCCATGGTTCATCTGGCTGACATGCTGAGCTTCTGTGGGAAAAAG gTGGTGACAGCAGGAGCAACCATTCCTTTCCCCTTGGCTCCAGGCCAGTCCCTTCCTGATTCCCTGATGCAGTTTGGAGGAGCCACCCCATGGACCCCACTGTCTGCATGTGGGGAGCCTTCTGGAACACGTTGCTTTGCCCAGTCAGTGGTGCTGAGGGGTATAGACAGAGCATGCCACACGAG CCAGCTCACCCCAGGGACACCTCCACCCTCCTCCCTTCACGCATGTACCACTGGGGAAGAAGTCTTGGCTCAGTATTTACAACAGCAGCAGCCTAGAGTCATGAG TTCTTCCCATCTGCTGCTGACTCCCTGCAGGGTGGCTCCTCCTTACCCCCACCTCTTCTCAAGCTGCAGTCCACAGGGTATGGTTCTGGATGGTTCCCCCAAGGGAGCAG gtctctctttcctctccctcctcagcaGTGGAGAGCATCCCAGTGTTTGGGGCACTGTGTTCCTCTTCGTCCCTGCACCAGACCCTGGAAGCCTTGGCCAGAGACCTCACCAAACTCGACTTGCGGCGCTGGGCCAGCTTCATGGATGCTGGAGTGGAGCACGATGA
- the MSTO1 gene encoding protein misato homolog 1 isoform X4: protein MAGGAREVLTLQLGHFAGFVGAHWWNQQDAALGRATDAKESPGELCPDVLYRTGRTLHGQDTYTPRLILMDLKGSLSSLKEEGGLHRDKQLDAAIAWQGKLTTHKEELCPKNPYLQGFEFFHPSQGVLSSDGVWRVKSIPNGKGSPPLTTATTPKPLIPTEASIRVWSDFLRVHLHPRSICMIQKYNHDGEAGRLEAFGQGESVLKEPKYQEELEDRLHFYVEECDYLQGFQILCDLHDGFSGVGAKAAELLQDEYSGRGIITWGLLPGPYHRGEAQRNIYRLLNTAFGLVHLTAHSSLVCPLSLGGSLGLRPEPPVNFPYLHYDATLPFHCSAILATALDTVTVPYRLCSSPVSMVHLADMLSFCGKKVVTAGATIPFPLAPGQSLPDSLMQFGGATPWTPLSACGEPSGTRCFAQSVVLRGIDRACHTSQLTPGTPPPSSLHACTTGEEVLAQYLQQQQPRVMSSSHLLLTPCRVAPPYPHLFSSCSPQVESIPVFGALCSSSSLHQTLEALARDLTKLDLRRWASFMDAGVEHDDVAELLQELQSLAQCYQGGDSLVD, encoded by the exons ATGGCGGGCGGGGCCCGGGAAGTGCTCACACTGCAGTTGGGACACTTTGCCGGTTTCGTGGGCGCGCACTGGTGGAACCAGCAG GATGCTGCGCTGGGCCGAGCAACCGATGCCAAGGAGTCGCCGGGAGAGCTGTGCCCCGATGTCCTGTATCGTACGGGCCGGACGCTGCACGGCCAGGATACCTACACGCCGCGACTCATCCTCATGGATCTGAAGG GTAGTTTGAGCTCCCTAAAGGAGGAAGGTGGACTCCACAGGGACAAACAGTTGGATGCTGCAATAGCATG GCAGGGAAAGCTCACCACACACAAAGAGGAACTCTGTCCCAAGAACCCTTATCTCCAGGGCTTTGA ATTTTTTCACCCTTCCCAGGGAGTGCTGAGTAGTGATGGTGTTTGGAGGGTCAAATCCATTCCCAATGGCAAAG GTTCCCCACCACTCACCACCGCTACAACACCAAAACCACTTATCCCTACAGAGGCCAGCATCAGGGTCTGGTCAGACTTCCTCAGAGTCCATCTCCATCCCCGGAGCATCTGTATGATTCAGAAGTACAACCATGATGG GGAAGCAGGTCGGCTGGAAGCTTTTGGCCAAGGGGAAAGTGTCCTAAAGGAACCCAAGTACCAGGAAGAGCTGGAGGACAGGCTGCACTTCTACGTGGAGGAATGTGACTACTTGCAG GGCTTCCAGATCCTGTGTGACCTGCACGACGGCTTCTCTGGGGTAGGCGCGAAGGCGGCAGAGCTGCTACAAGATGAATATTCAGGGCGGGGAATAATAACGTGGGGCCTGCTACCTGGTCCCTACCATCGTGGG GAGGCCCAGAGAAACATCTATCGTCTATTAAACACAGCTTTTGGTCTCGTACACCTGACTGCTCACAGCTCTCTCGTCTGTCCTTTGTCCTTGGGTGGGAGCCTGGGCCTGCGACCTGAGCCACCTGTCAACTTCCCTTACCTGCATTACGAT GCCACTCTGCCCTTCCACTGCAGTGCCATCCTGGCTACAGCCCTGGACACAGTCACTGTTCCTTATCGCCTGTGTTCCTCTCCAGTTTCCATGGTTCATCTGGCTGACATGCTGAGCTTCTGTGGGAAAAAG gTGGTGACAGCAGGAGCAACCATTCCTTTCCCCTTGGCTCCAGGCCAGTCCCTTCCTGATTCCCTGATGCAGTTTGGAGGAGCCACCCCATGGACCCCACTGTCTGCATGTGGGGAGCCTTCTGGAACACGTTGCTTTGCCCAGTCAGTGGTGCTGAGGGGTATAGACAGAGCATGCCACACGAG CCAGCTCACCCCAGGGACACCTCCACCCTCCTCCCTTCACGCATGTACCACTGGGGAAGAAGTCTTGGCTCAGTATTTACAACAGCAGCAGCCTAGAGTCATGAG TTCTTCCCATCTGCTGCTGACTCCCTGCAGGGTGGCTCCTCCTTACCCCCACCTCTTCTCAAGCTGCAGTCCACAGG TGGAGAGCATCCCAGTGTTTGGGGCACTGTGTTCCTCTTCGTCCCTGCACCAGACCCTGGAAGCCTTGGCCAGAGACCTCACCAAACTCGACTTGCGGCGCTGGGCCAGCTTCATGGATGCTGGAGTGGAGCACGATGACGTAGCAGAGCTCCTGCAGGAGCTACAAAGCCTGGCCCAGTGCTACCAGGGTGGTGACAGCCTCGTGGACTAA
- the MSTO1 gene encoding protein misato homolog 1 isoform X2 codes for MAGGAREVLTLQLGHFAGFVGAHWWNQQDAALGRATDAKESPGELCPDVLYRTGRTLHGQDTYTPRLILMDLKGSLSSLKEEGGLHRDKQLDAAIAWQGKLTTHKEELCPKNPYLQGFEFFHPSQGVLSSDGVWRVKSIPNGKGSPPLTTATTPKPLIPTEASIRVWSDFLRVHLHPRSICMIQKYNHDGEAGRLEAFGQGESVLKEPKYQEELEDRLHFYVEECDYLQGFQILCDLHDGFSGVGAKAAELLQDEYSGRGIITWGLLPGPYHRGEAQRNIYRLLNTAFGLVHLTAHSSLVCPLSLGGSLGLRPEPPVNFPYLHYDATLPFHCSAILATALDTVTVPYRLCSSPVSMVHLADMLSFCGKKVVTAGATIPFPLAPGQSLPDSLMQFGGATPWTPLSACGEPSGTRCFAQSVVLRGIDRACHTSQLTPGTPPPSSLHACTTGEEVLAQYLQQQQPRVMSSSHLLLTPCRVAPPYPHLFSSCSPQGMVLDGSPKGAVESIPVFGALCSSSSLHQTLEALARDLTKLDLRRWASFMDAGVEHDDVAELLQELQSLAQCYQGGDSLVD; via the exons ATGGCGGGCGGGGCCCGGGAAGTGCTCACACTGCAGTTGGGACACTTTGCCGGTTTCGTGGGCGCGCACTGGTGGAACCAGCAG GATGCTGCGCTGGGCCGAGCAACCGATGCCAAGGAGTCGCCGGGAGAGCTGTGCCCCGATGTCCTGTATCGTACGGGCCGGACGCTGCACGGCCAGGATACCTACACGCCGCGACTCATCCTCATGGATCTGAAGG GTAGTTTGAGCTCCCTAAAGGAGGAAGGTGGACTCCACAGGGACAAACAGTTGGATGCTGCAATAGCATG GCAGGGAAAGCTCACCACACACAAAGAGGAACTCTGTCCCAAGAACCCTTATCTCCAGGGCTTTGA ATTTTTTCACCCTTCCCAGGGAGTGCTGAGTAGTGATGGTGTTTGGAGGGTCAAATCCATTCCCAATGGCAAAG GTTCCCCACCACTCACCACCGCTACAACACCAAAACCACTTATCCCTACAGAGGCCAGCATCAGGGTCTGGTCAGACTTCCTCAGAGTCCATCTCCATCCCCGGAGCATCTGTATGATTCAGAAGTACAACCATGATGG GGAAGCAGGTCGGCTGGAAGCTTTTGGCCAAGGGGAAAGTGTCCTAAAGGAACCCAAGTACCAGGAAGAGCTGGAGGACAGGCTGCACTTCTACGTGGAGGAATGTGACTACTTGCAG GGCTTCCAGATCCTGTGTGACCTGCACGACGGCTTCTCTGGGGTAGGCGCGAAGGCGGCAGAGCTGCTACAAGATGAATATTCAGGGCGGGGAATAATAACGTGGGGCCTGCTACCTGGTCCCTACCATCGTGGG GAGGCCCAGAGAAACATCTATCGTCTATTAAACACAGCTTTTGGTCTCGTACACCTGACTGCTCACAGCTCTCTCGTCTGTCCTTTGTCCTTGGGTGGGAGCCTGGGCCTGCGACCTGAGCCACCTGTCAACTTCCCTTACCTGCATTACGAT GCCACTCTGCCCTTCCACTGCAGTGCCATCCTGGCTACAGCCCTGGACACAGTCACTGTTCCTTATCGCCTGTGTTCCTCTCCAGTTTCCATGGTTCATCTGGCTGACATGCTGAGCTTCTGTGGGAAAAAG gTGGTGACAGCAGGAGCAACCATTCCTTTCCCCTTGGCTCCAGGCCAGTCCCTTCCTGATTCCCTGATGCAGTTTGGAGGAGCCACCCCATGGACCCCACTGTCTGCATGTGGGGAGCCTTCTGGAACACGTTGCTTTGCCCAGTCAGTGGTGCTGAGGGGTATAGACAGAGCATGCCACACGAG CCAGCTCACCCCAGGGACACCTCCACCCTCCTCCCTTCACGCATGTACCACTGGGGAAGAAGTCTTGGCTCAGTATTTACAACAGCAGCAGCCTAGAGTCATGAG TTCTTCCCATCTGCTGCTGACTCCCTGCAGGGTGGCTCCTCCTTACCCCCACCTCTTCTCAAGCTGCAGTCCACAGGGTATGGTTCTGGATGGTTCCCCCAAGGGAGCAG TGGAGAGCATCCCAGTGTTTGGGGCACTGTGTTCCTCTTCGTCCCTGCACCAGACCCTGGAAGCCTTGGCCAGAGACCTCACCAAACTCGACTTGCGGCGCTGGGCCAGCTTCATGGATGCTGGAGTGGAGCACGATGACGTAGCAGAGCTCCTGCAGGAGCTACAAAGCCTGGCCCAGTGCTACCAGGGTGGTGACAGCCTCGTGGACTAA
- the MSTO1 gene encoding protein misato homolog 1 isoform X3, protein MAGGAREVLTLQLGHFAGFVGAHWWNQQDAALGRATDAKESPGELCPDVLYRTGRTLHGQDTYTPRLILMDLKGSLSSLKEEGGLHRDKQLDAAIAWQGKLTTHKEELCPKNPYLQGFEFFHPSQGVLSSDGVWRVKSIPNGKGSPPLTTATTPKPLIPTEASIRVWSDFLRVHLHPRSICMIQKYNHDGEAGRLEAFGQGESVLKEPKYQEELEDRLHFYVEECDYLQGFQILCDLHDGFSGVGAKAAELLQDEYSGRGIITWGLLPGPYHRGEAQRNIYRLLNTAFGLVHLTAHSSLVCPLSLGGSLGLRPEPPVNFPYLHYDATLPFHCSAILATALDTVTVPYRLCSSPVSMVHLADMLSFCGKKVVTAGATIPFPLAPGQSLPDSLMQFGGATPWTPLSACGEPSGTRCFAQSVVLRGIDRACHTSQLTPGTPPPSSLHACTTGEEVLAQYLQQQQPRVMSSSHLLLTPCRVAPPYPHLFSSCSPQAVESIPVFGALCSSSSLHQTLEALARDLTKLDLRRWASFMDAGVEHDDVAELLQELQSLAQCYQGGDSLVD, encoded by the exons ATGGCGGGCGGGGCCCGGGAAGTGCTCACACTGCAGTTGGGACACTTTGCCGGTTTCGTGGGCGCGCACTGGTGGAACCAGCAG GATGCTGCGCTGGGCCGAGCAACCGATGCCAAGGAGTCGCCGGGAGAGCTGTGCCCCGATGTCCTGTATCGTACGGGCCGGACGCTGCACGGCCAGGATACCTACACGCCGCGACTCATCCTCATGGATCTGAAGG GTAGTTTGAGCTCCCTAAAGGAGGAAGGTGGACTCCACAGGGACAAACAGTTGGATGCTGCAATAGCATG GCAGGGAAAGCTCACCACACACAAAGAGGAACTCTGTCCCAAGAACCCTTATCTCCAGGGCTTTGA ATTTTTTCACCCTTCCCAGGGAGTGCTGAGTAGTGATGGTGTTTGGAGGGTCAAATCCATTCCCAATGGCAAAG GTTCCCCACCACTCACCACCGCTACAACACCAAAACCACTTATCCCTACAGAGGCCAGCATCAGGGTCTGGTCAGACTTCCTCAGAGTCCATCTCCATCCCCGGAGCATCTGTATGATTCAGAAGTACAACCATGATGG GGAAGCAGGTCGGCTGGAAGCTTTTGGCCAAGGGGAAAGTGTCCTAAAGGAACCCAAGTACCAGGAAGAGCTGGAGGACAGGCTGCACTTCTACGTGGAGGAATGTGACTACTTGCAG GGCTTCCAGATCCTGTGTGACCTGCACGACGGCTTCTCTGGGGTAGGCGCGAAGGCGGCAGAGCTGCTACAAGATGAATATTCAGGGCGGGGAATAATAACGTGGGGCCTGCTACCTGGTCCCTACCATCGTGGG GAGGCCCAGAGAAACATCTATCGTCTATTAAACACAGCTTTTGGTCTCGTACACCTGACTGCTCACAGCTCTCTCGTCTGTCCTTTGTCCTTGGGTGGGAGCCTGGGCCTGCGACCTGAGCCACCTGTCAACTTCCCTTACCTGCATTACGAT GCCACTCTGCCCTTCCACTGCAGTGCCATCCTGGCTACAGCCCTGGACACAGTCACTGTTCCTTATCGCCTGTGTTCCTCTCCAGTTTCCATGGTTCATCTGGCTGACATGCTGAGCTTCTGTGGGAAAAAG gTGGTGACAGCAGGAGCAACCATTCCTTTCCCCTTGGCTCCAGGCCAGTCCCTTCCTGATTCCCTGATGCAGTTTGGAGGAGCCACCCCATGGACCCCACTGTCTGCATGTGGGGAGCCTTCTGGAACACGTTGCTTTGCCCAGTCAGTGGTGCTGAGGGGTATAGACAGAGCATGCCACACGAG CCAGCTCACCCCAGGGACACCTCCACCCTCCTCCCTTCACGCATGTACCACTGGGGAAGAAGTCTTGGCTCAGTATTTACAACAGCAGCAGCCTAGAGTCATGAG TTCTTCCCATCTGCTGCTGACTCCCTGCAGGGTGGCTCCTCCTTACCCCCACCTCTTCTCAAGCTGCAGTCCACAGG caGTGGAGAGCATCCCAGTGTTTGGGGCACTGTGTTCCTCTTCGTCCCTGCACCAGACCCTGGAAGCCTTGGCCAGAGACCTCACCAAACTCGACTTGCGGCGCTGGGCCAGCTTCATGGATGCTGGAGTGGAGCACGATGACGTAGCAGAGCTCCTGCAGGAGCTACAAAGCCTGGCCCAGTGCTACCAGGGTGGTGACAGCCTCGTGGACTAA
- the MSTO1 gene encoding protein misato homolog 1 isoform X1 → MAGGAREVLTLQLGHFAGFVGAHWWNQQDAALGRATDAKESPGELCPDVLYRTGRTLHGQDTYTPRLILMDLKGSLSSLKEEGGLHRDKQLDAAIAWQGKLTTHKEELCPKNPYLQGFEFFHPSQGVLSSDGVWRVKSIPNGKGSPPLTTATTPKPLIPTEASIRVWSDFLRVHLHPRSICMIQKYNHDGEAGRLEAFGQGESVLKEPKYQEELEDRLHFYVEECDYLQGFQILCDLHDGFSGVGAKAAELLQDEYSGRGIITWGLLPGPYHRGEAQRNIYRLLNTAFGLVHLTAHSSLVCPLSLGGSLGLRPEPPVNFPYLHYDATLPFHCSAILATALDTVTVPYRLCSSPVSMVHLADMLSFCGKKVVTAGATIPFPLAPGQSLPDSLMQFGGATPWTPLSACGEPSGTRCFAQSVVLRGIDRACHTSQLTPGTPPPSSLHACTTGEEVLAQYLQQQQPRVMSSSHLLLTPCRVAPPYPHLFSSCSPQGMVLDGSPKGAAVESIPVFGALCSSSSLHQTLEALARDLTKLDLRRWASFMDAGVEHDDVAELLQELQSLAQCYQGGDSLVD, encoded by the exons ATGGCGGGCGGGGCCCGGGAAGTGCTCACACTGCAGTTGGGACACTTTGCCGGTTTCGTGGGCGCGCACTGGTGGAACCAGCAG GATGCTGCGCTGGGCCGAGCAACCGATGCCAAGGAGTCGCCGGGAGAGCTGTGCCCCGATGTCCTGTATCGTACGGGCCGGACGCTGCACGGCCAGGATACCTACACGCCGCGACTCATCCTCATGGATCTGAAGG GTAGTTTGAGCTCCCTAAAGGAGGAAGGTGGACTCCACAGGGACAAACAGTTGGATGCTGCAATAGCATG GCAGGGAAAGCTCACCACACACAAAGAGGAACTCTGTCCCAAGAACCCTTATCTCCAGGGCTTTGA ATTTTTTCACCCTTCCCAGGGAGTGCTGAGTAGTGATGGTGTTTGGAGGGTCAAATCCATTCCCAATGGCAAAG GTTCCCCACCACTCACCACCGCTACAACACCAAAACCACTTATCCCTACAGAGGCCAGCATCAGGGTCTGGTCAGACTTCCTCAGAGTCCATCTCCATCCCCGGAGCATCTGTATGATTCAGAAGTACAACCATGATGG GGAAGCAGGTCGGCTGGAAGCTTTTGGCCAAGGGGAAAGTGTCCTAAAGGAACCCAAGTACCAGGAAGAGCTGGAGGACAGGCTGCACTTCTACGTGGAGGAATGTGACTACTTGCAG GGCTTCCAGATCCTGTGTGACCTGCACGACGGCTTCTCTGGGGTAGGCGCGAAGGCGGCAGAGCTGCTACAAGATGAATATTCAGGGCGGGGAATAATAACGTGGGGCCTGCTACCTGGTCCCTACCATCGTGGG GAGGCCCAGAGAAACATCTATCGTCTATTAAACACAGCTTTTGGTCTCGTACACCTGACTGCTCACAGCTCTCTCGTCTGTCCTTTGTCCTTGGGTGGGAGCCTGGGCCTGCGACCTGAGCCACCTGTCAACTTCCCTTACCTGCATTACGAT GCCACTCTGCCCTTCCACTGCAGTGCCATCCTGGCTACAGCCCTGGACACAGTCACTGTTCCTTATCGCCTGTGTTCCTCTCCAGTTTCCATGGTTCATCTGGCTGACATGCTGAGCTTCTGTGGGAAAAAG gTGGTGACAGCAGGAGCAACCATTCCTTTCCCCTTGGCTCCAGGCCAGTCCCTTCCTGATTCCCTGATGCAGTTTGGAGGAGCCACCCCATGGACCCCACTGTCTGCATGTGGGGAGCCTTCTGGAACACGTTGCTTTGCCCAGTCAGTGGTGCTGAGGGGTATAGACAGAGCATGCCACACGAG CCAGCTCACCCCAGGGACACCTCCACCCTCCTCCCTTCACGCATGTACCACTGGGGAAGAAGTCTTGGCTCAGTATTTACAACAGCAGCAGCCTAGAGTCATGAG TTCTTCCCATCTGCTGCTGACTCCCTGCAGGGTGGCTCCTCCTTACCCCCACCTCTTCTCAAGCTGCAGTCCACAGGGTATGGTTCTGGATGGTTCCCCCAAGGGAGCAG caGTGGAGAGCATCCCAGTGTTTGGGGCACTGTGTTCCTCTTCGTCCCTGCACCAGACCCTGGAAGCCTTGGCCAGAGACCTCACCAAACTCGACTTGCGGCGCTGGGCCAGCTTCATGGATGCTGGAGTGGAGCACGATGACGTAGCAGAGCTCCTGCAGGAGCTACAAAGCCTGGCCCAGTGCTACCAGGGTGGTGACAGCCTCGTGGACTAA
- the MSTO1 gene encoding protein misato homolog 1 isoform X6 translates to MGVLSSDGVWRVKSIPNGKGSPPLTTATTPKPLIPTEASIRVWSDFLRVHLHPRSICMIQKYNHDGEAGRLEAFGQGESVLKEPKYQEELEDRLHFYVEECDYLQGFQILCDLHDGFSGVGAKAAELLQDEYSGRGIITWGLLPGPYHRGEAQRNIYRLLNTAFGLVHLTAHSSLVCPLSLGGSLGLRPEPPVNFPYLHYDATLPFHCSAILATALDTVTVPYRLCSSPVSMVHLADMLSFCGKKVVTAGATIPFPLAPGQSLPDSLMQFGGATPWTPLSACGEPSGTRCFAQSVVLRGIDRACHTSQLTPGTPPPSSLHACTTGEEVLAQYLQQQQPRVMSSSHLLLTPCRVAPPYPHLFSSCSPQGMVLDGSPKGAAVESIPVFGALCSSSSLHQTLEALARDLTKLDLRRWASFMDAGVEHDDVAELLQELQSLAQCYQGGDSLVD, encoded by the exons ATG GGAGTGCTGAGTAGTGATGGTGTTTGGAGGGTCAAATCCATTCCCAATGGCAAAG GTTCCCCACCACTCACCACCGCTACAACACCAAAACCACTTATCCCTACAGAGGCCAGCATCAGGGTCTGGTCAGACTTCCTCAGAGTCCATCTCCATCCCCGGAGCATCTGTATGATTCAGAAGTACAACCATGATGG GGAAGCAGGTCGGCTGGAAGCTTTTGGCCAAGGGGAAAGTGTCCTAAAGGAACCCAAGTACCAGGAAGAGCTGGAGGACAGGCTGCACTTCTACGTGGAGGAATGTGACTACTTGCAG GGCTTCCAGATCCTGTGTGACCTGCACGACGGCTTCTCTGGGGTAGGCGCGAAGGCGGCAGAGCTGCTACAAGATGAATATTCAGGGCGGGGAATAATAACGTGGGGCCTGCTACCTGGTCCCTACCATCGTGGG GAGGCCCAGAGAAACATCTATCGTCTATTAAACACAGCTTTTGGTCTCGTACACCTGACTGCTCACAGCTCTCTCGTCTGTCCTTTGTCCTTGGGTGGGAGCCTGGGCCTGCGACCTGAGCCACCTGTCAACTTCCCTTACCTGCATTACGAT GCCACTCTGCCCTTCCACTGCAGTGCCATCCTGGCTACAGCCCTGGACACAGTCACTGTTCCTTATCGCCTGTGTTCCTCTCCAGTTTCCATGGTTCATCTGGCTGACATGCTGAGCTTCTGTGGGAAAAAG gTGGTGACAGCAGGAGCAACCATTCCTTTCCCCTTGGCTCCAGGCCAGTCCCTTCCTGATTCCCTGATGCAGTTTGGAGGAGCCACCCCATGGACCCCACTGTCTGCATGTGGGGAGCCTTCTGGAACACGTTGCTTTGCCCAGTCAGTGGTGCTGAGGGGTATAGACAGAGCATGCCACACGAG CCAGCTCACCCCAGGGACACCTCCACCCTCCTCCCTTCACGCATGTACCACTGGGGAAGAAGTCTTGGCTCAGTATTTACAACAGCAGCAGCCTAGAGTCATGAG TTCTTCCCATCTGCTGCTGACTCCCTGCAGGGTGGCTCCTCCTTACCCCCACCTCTTCTCAAGCTGCAGTCCACAGGGTATGGTTCTGGATGGTTCCCCCAAGGGAGCAG caGTGGAGAGCATCCCAGTGTTTGGGGCACTGTGTTCCTCTTCGTCCCTGCACCAGACCCTGGAAGCCTTGGCCAGAGACCTCACCAAACTCGACTTGCGGCGCTGGGCCAGCTTCATGGATGCTGGAGTGGAGCACGATGACGTAGCAGAGCTCCTGCAGGAGCTACAAAGCCTGGCCCAGTGCTACCAGGGTGGTGACAGCCTCGTGGACTAA